aaatgcaaaagattgTGACTTCCACTGTCTTTAACATAAGATGTACTTATTGAACCTGACCATTATGTTAATGAACTCTACAGAATATCCCAAGGTGTATATAGATGAAGTGTAAGATACTGGTACATTTAAAAACGAGGCAAATTCTGAACTTTTCAGGTCAAATTacaccagggaaaaaaaaaaaaaaaaaggctgtgaaCTGGTATCTGCAAACGGAAATCTGACTTTTCAGAGGGGGCTGGAAATCTCACCTGAACAGCCTAATTAATTGTGTTTGTGCACTCCCCTCTCTGCCACAATAACGTTGATCAGAGCTGTAAAGCCTTGTCATTCAGCTGGAGCACAGTCAATTCTCTATTTGTGCAGACCAGTCCAACCAGTCCCATGTAGTACACTCAGCCAATGCTGTATCATGCTTTCTGATGCAGAAAGACAAACTGGCAAACAGAATACAGAAGGTGAATTTATATGTCAGCCCTTGGGGTATTCCAAATCTACAGACAGATTGGTTAGGACAGCATTTAGCAAAACCAGCCCTTGCAAATACTATAGTATAATCCAAGCTTTTGTGATGAACAGGTTTGATATAAAATGCAATCAAATTTTGCTGCTACACCTGAGGTCTCAGCATCATGAATTCACCTCAGctaaagaattatttctgtttgttaccGGAAAACAGTATAAAATTATTGTTCTCCTGCTTAGGCTACTCAACCACTTCCTCCCTCTCCAAAGTGTACAGTCTCTGAGTCAGGAAATGCACTCTTCATCTTCCTCTCAAAGCTGTTTCCTCAAAGAGTAAggtctttcctgcttttcctcagtAGACTGTGCCTGTCCAATATACAAACCTAGCCACTACAATATCATTAGTCATACTTTGCTGAAGTGGAAACCTGAGATCTAAATGTTAAATGACTTCCCCAAAGTCAGTAGCACAGATAGGAGGAAAATACTCTCTAGTTGTTATCAAACACTTCACACTGAAAGAGCTAAAACACTGCCCAAAGCATGTCTCAGTCATTACTTCAGTTGTGTGGATGACTTGCCTTAACATTGCCCAAGATGCCAGTAACAGAAATGCAATGGGCCCTCAGGTGTCTCAGCCTCCTACACAGAAACTGTCCCCTAGATTTTATTACCACTGTTCCTTTTCAGCTCCCATTTCTGTATGTAAATGCTTATCTTCTAACCTTCTCCCTGATTGCCTGCTTATTCATCCAGCACATCATGATGCAGCTGCctcaaactggaaaaagaacGCAGAGCTGTGAAGGGACAGACAACACTGGCAGACTCTGGTGATGTAAAAATTATATAATCCTTAGAGttcacaaaataacatttttgccATTCTCTCAGTAGCCTTCCCCACACCATCAAACgaaatatgtattttccagTCTAGCTACTTCACTTTTGCATGCAGATTCCATCTCAAGGCACCAAAGCAAATGTTTGTGCTGAGTGACGTAGCTAACAGTTCCAGTCCCATGGTCTAGCTCAATGCTTCTGGGGACATAGGCAATTTTGGTCTGGGCTCAAATGTATGGAAAGTGGTGATTTTAACCCACGCTGTAAAGGACACCAAGGAAAAGGCATGCTTATTGATAAGAGAAGCTGTAAAGTGATTTTAGAAGAATAAAGGACTGAGAGAAGAGATCATTTTTCCAACAAACAGCACACTGATACATTGTTTGATTACAAATGTTAGAAAATTTCAATATTTGAAATCTGCCTGCACAGAGCTTTCATACTTATCTGTTATCAGTGACATTACACTTCATTTTATTTGGAAGTCGGTAGGTATTCAAGGACACAGCACTGCTCTGttacaaatgcttttaagtCAAGCACAGTAGCAGCAAGTAACCAAAGGGACACTGTGTTAAAGGCTGCCTGCCAGAGATTACTTATTCAAGTTGATTACATGGAAaggacagcagcactgccacaCTTCTACCCTATActccctggggaaaaaaaaaaaaaaaaaaaaaaaaaaaagccaggagtCATATCTAGGTTTTCTTCAGTTCTCACTGCATGGGGTAGGCAGGAAGAATGTAATACAATGTAATGACACAAAGTCTGATCTTGCAAGGTAGCGCGCCCAACTGTCTCACTAGGTCACTGCAAGCACATTCTTAGTTTTAAGTACAAGTAGTATATAAAATGCCTCTCACTTGAAAGCTGACTCTCAACAAGATTTcagtcaaaagcagaaaataatcaCAACCATAGATTAAGAAGCAGGAGTGTCCTGAGAGGCTGGAGTTTGTGCTTTCATCAGAGACCCAAAACACCTTTCGTTACCatatatttcaataaaatttgGGGCTGTACAGCACATTTTAGGATTGCACAGCCGTAACATCCATAAGTAAATCTCTCTGTGACATTATGTGAAACGGCACAGAAGAATTAAGGTAGAATTAGGGTAAAATTAATGAATTCCACCCCACTGATCCTACTTTATTCcctcaagaaagaaaatggcaagTCAAATACATATAATAAATATTGCTGTGAAAAGTACTACGCACAAATTCCCACTTACGCTACTTACTTCGAAGCAGGCAGAGTTAAGTCCCTAATTAATTAGCACTGATTACAAAGGATGTGGTTTGTATTCTTGACTACCTAATTGCTTTAGTattagaggaaaataaaattgcgTCTCTTAGCAATGATCAGTAAATCCAATTAAGCACGAAACACTTGCAGGGGCAGCGCCGGCGGGCGGGAGGGCGAGCTCGCGGGTGCCTGTCGCCACCTGGCGGGCAGCGCCGGCTGCAGCCCCGCCGCCACCCCGGGGCGCCCAGAGCCGTCGGTGCCGACGGGGAGCCCAGCGCAGCACGTCCTGTCTGCGGCCGCGGGTGGGAACAcggagccgggcaggggctccCGCCGCCCAGAAGGGCCAGCCCAAGGAGACCCCCCGCAGAACACCAGGATGAACGGCCTTTccctggggcggggggacaGTACCGTCGGTCAGGGCCATCGGCCTGAGGGAAAGCACTGCCGGTGGGGCACCCAGACACGCCAGGTCTGTCTTCTAGCAGCCACCACAAGCTCTCCCATCACTCAATGGCTAGCAATCTCACAGGACAAGAAGCTTCGCATTTCCCAAACAATCCTATTTCTAGCtatcctgtttctttttctccatgtcctatatatttttttattcttatttcatccttttgtttcctttcttgcattttccctccattttcAAACCTAAAACCTAGACAACAGTACACTTCAAGCAAGTTGTAAATATTTTACCTGTAATGCAacataagaaatatttttgcttagaGCAAGAGATGATGTTACTTCCAGTAACACAAGCAAGATGAGAAGATAAAGAAATTACACATCACCTGCAAAAATGCAACTGACATGACAGCAAATGCAATAATAATGACTCAGCCACATGTAAGGACTACAAGAAGAAATTATACAAGAGCAGAGCTAGGAGGTTAATTATATTCATCACCAAAATCAGATGCAAGGAAACGTGTAAAATCAGAAGGCCCTGAGTTACCACGCTGATCCGTGCTCATGTACAGATGTGTCTCCTGTTTCTCCTCTAGGCAGGCAGATGTTACTGTAACAAGGTAGCACCTGAACATCTTAATCATCTCACTAGATGGACACCAAGTTTTCAGCAACAAGCACCATTAATGTGTGTAACTGGTAACTAGTGAACTGGTCCTTTGTGGAACATTAATTATTAAGATCTCTATTTTTCAGTAGCCATTCAGCAAGGAAAAACAGTTTCGTAGCTTGGGCACATCTGCTCCAAGCACTATCACAGGACTGATTTTCTTATCATTAAATTTATGCAAGCTTTGTACTAAGTGGGCTTTATGTGAGCCAACCATTGATCTTTGACTTTCGAGATACAGGCTATCCATCTTTACTTACTGTATACACACTCTGGCATTCTGTCCAGCAGCTTGACATCAACATATTAAAAGAAGGTTATTGTAGCTGCCAGTTTCGAAGCACAACTGCAGCTCCATATTAAGAAGCCAAATTTTTAAGATGGCAACAAAAAATTATAATGGGCAGGCCTTAAATGCTTTGCTTGCTTCACCTGAATCTGCAGCCGACAACATCAAATTAAGCATCAAGGATAGCTTGATGCAAACAAGAATGAGATCAAACAGCTGCTCTCTAACAAGAATGCCTCACACATTTGACTTCTCAGTGACACATCAAAGCTCcaggaacagaaacattttaaaagctttatgcAATTTGACCCAGGCACACCTACAAGAAACAAAGGCTGCCTGGTGAAAGCCTAAGAATAGGAGATCCAGTTTTTACTGGTACCCAGACAAGAAAGTGCCtttatgaagaaagaaaacctgtttgtACTCCCATGCATTAGCTCTCTTTTGTAGCTTTGACAGGTGTTCCccatttctgtaaaagaaacaaattgctAGCACATGAGTAGAATGTATTATCTTTTTACTGAGCTGCTCCTTATATACTCAGGAGCCTGTTTTCAATGACTGAGTTGAAAGTACTAATCAACTGATGATGTTCACCCCTCAGCTAATGAAGCAGAGAAAACTCCAAATGCCACCAGTCATGATAAAATTGGTTTTTATGTTAAAACAATAACATAATTGGTAATCTAAATGTGGGACAGAGTGTGGCAGGACCCCAAAGTGgctctataaaaaaaaaaaaaagattacatcTGAGGTAGTAACAACCACTATGCTTTTTTATCTGCTACACCTGGTAAACAGCTACCTGGAAGTGTTCTCAATTATTCAAGCAGCCACCCAATAGACAAAGTGGTGCCAGAGAACTGATGCAGGTTTCACTGGACTAAGCATTTTATCAGGAGGTGAGAATTCTGGGTATTTCGGTGtttatgtatgtgcatgcatgtacaTACAAATAGTTTACTTGTGGGAAAAGAACAGCtcaagaccaaaaaaaaacccaagcactTCAATGGTACCTGAAACTCTCCCTTAAATTTTGTCAAGCTACTACTAAAAACTGCAATAAAGAGTTTGGAACCAAGAGACTTAGAGGTAAATCTGTTACTGTATTGCTACAACTGCTAAAATAACAGCTGCAAGCAGATGACCATGAAAATGAAGCTTCAAAAGAATTCACTCTCCTTACCAGTCATCAAAAGCACACGCTTCACTTTAAAAGCATACCTGCCACACCCATGCAGGCTTGCTGCTTGAAAGGGAACGCACAAGGCACTACAAGTAATAGGCAAATTAGTTCTAGTAAGTCAATTTGTTGGGTAACCATTAAACCCTGGATAGAGATAATCAGCATTTGTTCTCTACATGATACTTGGCACCTGCCTGTTCTTCTGTCCCTCATTGTCGGCAAATACCTGGAAAACAGGGCTAACAGCACCTTCCTGCCTCACAGGGCCAACACCCTGAGGCCTGCAAAGCCCTCACTTACAGCACTACCGAATAACCTTCTTTGCCGTGGTGGCAGCTTGGTGCCAGGCCTGCAAGGCTGCTGTTTACCACACCGCCACACTGCTGTACGGCAGCAGGACCTACCGCTGTGACCAGGACTGCGCTGCCACCGCCCAAGCACCTCAGCAGCCACCCACAGCAACGCAGGCCTTGAAGCGCAACTGAGAACATGCCAGAGAAACACAGCCAGCTGAGGCAGACCCGAGGGTACGGCAACAGCCCCGAGGTGGCAGGACCCGGGCAGCCACTGgaagccccagccctgctcagccaaCCTCCAACACTGCCCAGACAAGCGCACGCTCGGCTTCCTCCTAGTACCCATGGAGAGTAAGTGACAGCGCTGCAGCCAGTAAAAAGGTCTTCCCGCCCTGACTGACAGAAGGGGAGGGCGGTGCCAGCCAGTGAGATAGCAGATAGGCACTGCCGCGGGGGACGATAGAAGCCAATTGAAAAATTTCCCGCCCTCAAGAGGGTGGGAACAAGAGTAGCTCCAGTCGCAGACGATGTGCTCTTTCGCCAATCACAATCCTCGCTCATCGTTCTCCCCGATTGGTTAACATATGGCGGGAGGGCCTTAGCGCACGCTTTTCCCCAATAGGAAGGTAGTATTGTGTGACAGGCGTTCTGCTCAGCCAATTCTTGCCGGCGCGGCACCTACTCCCCTCTCTCACAAAATGGCGGCGACGGCGCctgttcctgctccagctccagctcctcccgCGGTCGCCCCGGCGCAGAGCCCGACAGCGGCGCCCGCCACACCGGCGCCAAATACCACCCCCGCCGCtgcgccgcccccgcccgccgccccggcgccgccgccgccggccgcgccGCTGTCGGCCGCGCTGTCGGGCCCGTTCCCGGGCGGCCGCGTGGTGCGGCTGCACCCGGTGGTGCTGGCCTCCATCGTGGACAGCTTCGAGCGGCGCAACGAGGGCGCGGCGCGGGTCATCGGGACGCTGCTGGGTAAGAGCCGGCGCCCTGCCCCTCCCGCCGGCAGCCGGGGGGCGAGCGGCCCCCCGCTGCTTGCCCCCTAACCGCGCCGCCCTCCCGCAGGCACCGTGGACAAGCACTCGGTGGAGGTCACCAACTGCTTCTCCGTCCCTCACAACGAGTCTGAGGATGAGGTACGGAGtgcggggctgccccgccgggCTCCGGCCGAGCCCCCCGGGTCATGCCGCGaggccggggcggggaggctcggcggggccgggggctgcgggccctGAGCGCGGCCTGAGGGCTTGTTCAGCCAGGGGCCGGGCATCCCCGTAACCGGCGGCTTCGGCCTGTCCCGTTCCTCAGGTGGCGGTAGATATGGAGTTTGCCAAAAACATGTACGAGCTGCACAAGAAGGTGTCTCCTAGCGAGATCATCTTGGGCTGGTAAGTTCTCCTGCAGGAACACGCAGGCGCTCGGGTTGGTCCCATAAACTCCCTGACATACATAATTCTCCTTGCCAGAGGTGAGAAGCAGGAGCGCTCATGCTTGTGACAGTAAGGGCTCGCAGCTCGTTACAGCCAGCTGTAAAGCTCCTGCAGCTCATAGTAGGAGGAGACAGTATTGGAGACTcgcagggtttggttttgtttgtgtctAGCAAAAGCATCACAGAACAGCAATGAGTTAGAGGATGCTTGCACAGCTTTGTCAGAAAAACCTAGCCACCTGTAATACAACCTGCACCGTGGATGATAACTGGCCAGAAAGAAGGGAGAACACAGAAGAGTGGTTGCAGGTACTGAAGGCCTCTGGAGGAATCGGCGATACCAGCTTGAGCGTACAGGAGTTCTCTGCTGAGAAAAGGTGGAAGTACTTGTGTGTGGGCTGCGAAGCAAGATCAGTGTGGTGTTACAGGAGCAGAGCCTGTGTCTGAGTGTGGATAGCTTTATTAGTCTTTTCATGCTTCTCTGATCCTACAGAATAGCCTAGTGCTGTTCCTGTGGAGCAGCCTTCCTCAGCAGCCTTCTAGTGGCACAGCAAAGTGCAGTTCTAATGACAGGAGGTTTTCTGTGTATGTGAGAAGCTAATTGCAGTGCAGCTAAAGGACCTAGATGAACAAGTTATACCTCCTGCAGAGAGATGTTTGATTTGTGGAAGATCTGCTTGGTTGGTCCAGGTTTGTTTGGCATGCTTTGACTTAGAAATAAAGAGATGGTCCAGAACATAGTGACAGATAACTGAATCTCATGTCAACTGTACCAGCTCTTTATGGCTGGTATAACACTGGCTCTGTGCATGTTCTGTCCATGGGTGTACTCACCCTTGTGATTCCTACAATTTCAGGACAGCTGGCCATAAAACTACAGATTCCCTAGTTAAAACACTTGAATTTAGCATGCTTCTGCACCTCAGTGTTTGGAAATCAGTGCTTTAGGATACAAACCTGTAAATAACAAATACTGGGCACTTGAGTGTTAGAAGAATGGTTGCTTAGCGTGTGCTCTTTTGAAGGTATGCAACAGGTCACGACATCACGGAACACTCTGTCCTGATCCATGAGTATTACAGCCGGGAAGCACACAATCcaatccacctcactgtggACACAAGTCTCCAGAATTCACGCATGAGCATTAAAGCCTACGTCAGGTACTCTGGGAGGCTGCATTTCTGGGAGGGGAGCTATCTGATTTACTGAGAGAGACCATGTCAGGGTAACAAGAAATGTCATGGGCTGCAGTGTCCCATTTTGGACAGTATAGCTGAAAGACAATAGCAAGCCAGGGATCATGGCTTACTTCTCATTGGAATGTCTTGACCATTGGGTGCAAGTTGAAAGACCTATCCTTTCAGAAGTTG
The Falco naumanni isolate bFalNau1 chromosome 9, bFalNau1.pat, whole genome shotgun sequence DNA segment above includes these coding regions:
- the EIF3F gene encoding eukaryotic translation initiation factor 3 subunit F, giving the protein MAATAPVPAPAPAPPAVAPAQSPTAAPATPAPNTTPAAAPPPPAAPAPPPPAAPLSAALSGPFPGGRVVRLHPVVLASIVDSFERRNEGAARVIGTLLGTVDKHSVEVTNCFSVPHNESEDEVAVDMEFAKNMYELHKKVSPSEIILGWYATGHDITEHSVLIHEYYSREAHNPIHLTVDTSLQNSRMSIKAYVSAPMGVPGKTMGVMFTPLTVKYVYYDTERIGVDLIMKTCFSPNRVIGLSSDLQQVGSASARIQDTLTMVLQYAEDVLSGKVAADNTVGRFLMDLINQVPKITPEDFETMLNSNINDLLMVTYLANLTQSQIALNEKLLSL